The nucleotide window ATTCATCTCTAAGGTCGTTGACGTAAGCTTTGGCCCTCAGCCTGGTGTAAAATGGAAGGGACTTATGCAGCAAAATAACAGGGCTTGTTCTGGAGATATAGATATATTTCGAGGTCACAACCGTCTCTCTCAAAATCTTCATTGCAGATTTTACATCTGACTCTGATGCGATATAGATATCTGTTACAACCATCATTTCCGAAGACCCATAGTTCCCACTGGAAATGGTTTCATTAAAAATTAAGCTATTTGGAGCCGTAACAGTATTATCGCCAGGTGTAACGAGTTTTGTTGCCCTTAGTCCTATATCAGTAACCTCACCATAATAGTTTCCAATGGAAACTTTGTCTCCTATCTGGTAAGGTTTTTCAAAAGTAATTACAATTCCTCCGACAAAATCTGCAAAAAGATCTTTTAGCCCAAAACCAATAGCTGCACCAATAAGTCCTGTCAGGAGAAAAAGCTCCGGTCCGAATATATTTAATATTTCTATAAGGAAATAATAAAGGGCAATAACATAAATTCCAAACTTTATTGCAGGAACAACCATTTTTACTTTTATCCTGCTACTCCGGCTCATATTTTCCGAAATTTTTGATAGCACGGCAGTTACGATTCTACCAAGTATGTATGCAACAAAGAAGGCCAGAAATATATTTATGATTGTTTGAGTTTCTATAGATCTCAGGGTTTCCAGAAGTTGCTCCCTGCCCGTATTCACGGCATTTCCATCTACCATTTACCATACCAACCTTAACTTTTCCAAATATGCTATGACACTACGCAGAGCTTCAGGCCTGACCCTGAAAGATTTGTTTTCATCTTCAAAAATTAGTTCCTGGTTTAGAAGCCTGAAGAGGACTTCATCCGTTTTTAACATAGAACCTATTATGTCAACGATATCGCTTTTTTTTAGACCCTGGTATGAGAGAACAAGACTTAGAACAAAAGCCTCTTCTTGTTCAAGTTCTATATCGTACGAAAAATTACCTACATCTTCCGGCTTTATGTGAGGATAGTCAAGTGCAAGTTTCCAGATTTTTAGTGCGACGCCAGGATTACCTTTTGATTCCAGGTGAATTCTTTCAAACACCCTGTGCTCAGCAGTTTTTTCTTTTCCTTCTTCTTTTTCTTTTTTTTCATTCAGAAGGTATTTTTTAAGGTAATGAATATTTATCTTTAAGATCGGAATTGAAATTTTTCTACCTATAGCTGACAGTTCAATAGGATATTCAGTTATATATGCTACAGGCTCCTCATCGGACTCTCCACCATTATTAAATATAATTTCTCCGTCTTCATATCTATTGAATATAAGCTGTTTAAGGTGCTCTTTACTGAAAGCAGGAACTACAATCTGTACTGGAAAGTATTTCTCAAGCTCAAAAACTTCTTTCAGGTATTTCCAGGAGTAAATATTCCAGGTAGTGATGAATATCCTGTTCTGAGAGCTAATCATATCCAGAAATTCATAAAATATGTCAAAACCACCTGGTTTTCTCACATACAGGAAGTGACAGTTATCAAGAAGTACTACTCTTTTTGTATCACCAGGTAAGGAAATTTCCTTTTCATCCCGGACAATCTCAGAGAAAGTGATTTTTGTTGCTCTGCTTAAGTTTAGCTTTTCAATTTCCTTAATTAGAGTAGTTTTTCCACCAAAGAGTCCGGCTATAATAGCCACATTGAGTTTTTTTCCAACTTCAAAATCGGCAATTGCCTCCTGGATTTTTCCGATCTCATCGCGCATTCCGATAATCTCGCCAAAAACCGTCTCATCGGTCTTACTACTATTATCCTCCACTGCATCCCCTATTAAATCTCGTATATCCCTATTTAATATTTCATATATTATACT belongs to Methanosarcina barkeri 3 and includes:
- a CDS encoding mechanosensitive ion channel family protein, which produces MVDGNAVNTGREQLLETLRSIETQTIINIFLAFFVAYILGRIVTAVLSKISENMSRSSRIKVKMVVPAIKFGIYVIALYYFLIEILNIFGPELFLLTGLIGAAIGFGLKDLFADFVGGIVITFEKPYQIGDKVSIGNYYGEVTDIGLRATKLVTPGDNTVTAPNSLIFNETISSGNYGSSEMMVVTDIYIASESDVKSAMKILRETVVTSKYIYISRTSPVILLHKSLPFYTRLRAKAYVNDLRDEFEFESDIHTRAWTEFGKNGIRAPQLHILNIPQIGEEPELRTTRRKNDRSNGRHGSDSESNASVQDNS